A genomic window from Shewanella vesiculosa includes:
- the putA gene encoding bifunctional proline dehydrogenase/L-glutamate gamma-semialdehyde dehydrogenase PutA, with translation MEANTMFKASEVLDGRYDNATLEELFTAVTNNYIVDEEQYLSELIKLVPSSEQDIEQVTRRAHELVSKVRQFEKKGLMVGIDAFLQQYSLETKEGIILMCLAEALLRIPDAETADALIQDKLSGAKWDEHLNKSDSLLVNASTWGLMLTGKLVKLDRNTDGSPSNILKRLVNRVGEPMIRQAMLAAMKIMGKQFVLGENVKEALKNSEAKRKLGYTHSYDMLGEAALTANDAQKYFNDYSNAIRDLGAQQYDESDSPRPTISIKLSALHPRYEVANEDRVLSELYDTVIKLIVQARELNIGISIDAEEVDRLELSLKLFKQLYQSEAAKGWGLLGIVVQAYSKRCLPVLCWLTRLAKDQGDEIPLRLVKGAYWDSELKWAQQAGEAGYPLYTRKAGTDVSYLACARYLLSDATRGAIYPQFATHNAQTVASIDAMAGDRIYEFQRLHGMGQELYDTILAESGAKAVRIYAPIGAHKDLLPYLVRRLLENGANTSFVHKLVDPNTPIESLVVHPLVTLLGYKSLANQKIVKPADIFGAERKNSKGLNMNIISESEPFFAALDKYRDTQWAAGPLVNGKTLTGEVQTVVSPYDTSLTVGKVAFADANAIEQAIAGADAAFGGWARTPVETRASALQKLADLLEENREELIVLCTREAGKSIQDGIDEVREAVDFCRYYAVQAKKMMAQPELLPGPTGELNELFLQGRGIFVCISPWNFPLAIFLGQVSAALAAGNTVIAKPAEQTCLIGYRAVQLAHEAGIPTDVLQFLPGTGAVVGSAITADERIGGVCFTGSTGTAKLINRTLANRDGAIIPLIAETGGQNAMVVDSTSQPEQVVNDVVSSSFTSAGQRCSALRVLFLQEDIADRVIEVMKGAMEQLVIGNPSSVKTDVGPVIDATAKANLNAHIDHISQVGKLINKLELPAGTENGHFVAPTAVEISSIKLLEKEHFGPILHVIRYKAADLAKVVDEINSTGFGLTLGIHSRNEGHALSLADKINVGNVYINRNQIGAVVGVQPFGGQGLSGTGPKAGGPHYLTRFVTEKTRTNNITAIGGNATLLSLGDADE, from the coding sequence ATGGAAGCGAATACTATGTTCAAAGCGAGTGAAGTACTGGACGGCCGCTATGACAATGCCACTCTTGAGGAACTGTTTACCGCAGTGACCAACAACTACATTGTCGATGAAGAGCAATACCTGTCTGAATTAATTAAGCTTGTGCCTTCGTCTGAACAAGACATTGAGCAGGTGACTCGTCGTGCCCATGAGCTCGTGAGCAAAGTCCGTCAGTTTGAGAAAAAAGGTCTTATGGTTGGTATTGATGCATTTTTGCAGCAATACAGCTTAGAAACGAAAGAAGGCATTATCTTAATGTGCTTGGCTGAAGCCTTGCTGCGCATTCCTGATGCTGAAACAGCTGATGCGCTAATTCAAGATAAACTGTCCGGTGCCAAATGGGATGAACACCTGAATAAGAGTGATTCATTACTGGTTAACGCCTCAACGTGGGGCTTAATGTTAACCGGTAAACTGGTTAAGTTAGATCGTAATACTGACGGTTCGCCAAGCAATATACTTAAACGTCTGGTTAATCGTGTTGGTGAGCCGATGATCCGTCAAGCTATGTTAGCGGCGATGAAGATCATGGGTAAGCAGTTTGTTTTGGGTGAGAACGTTAAAGAAGCGCTTAAAAATAGCGAAGCTAAACGCAAGCTAGGTTATACCCATAGTTATGACATGCTTGGTGAAGCGGCATTAACCGCCAACGATGCGCAAAAGTATTTTAACGATTACAGCAATGCTATTCGCGATTTAGGCGCGCAGCAATATGATGAATCTGACTCACCAAGACCGACTATCTCGATCAAATTATCGGCATTGCACCCTCGTTATGAAGTTGCTAACGAAGACCGTGTTTTAAGCGAATTGTATGACACAGTGATTAAACTGATTGTGCAAGCTCGTGAGCTCAACATTGGCATTTCTATCGATGCTGAAGAAGTTGACCGTCTGGAACTGTCGTTAAAGTTATTTAAGCAGCTTTATCAGTCAGAAGCCGCTAAAGGCTGGGGTTTATTAGGCATAGTGGTGCAGGCTTATTCTAAGCGTTGCTTACCGGTTTTGTGTTGGTTGACGCGTCTTGCTAAAGATCAAGGCGATGAAATCCCATTGCGCTTAGTCAAAGGTGCTTACTGGGACAGCGAGCTGAAATGGGCGCAACAAGCTGGCGAAGCTGGCTACCCACTTTATACCCGCAAAGCGGGCACTGATGTGTCTTATTTAGCGTGTGCGCGTTATTTATTGTCTGATGCAACTCGCGGTGCGATTTATCCACAGTTTGCCACTCATAATGCGCAGACGGTTGCCAGCATTGATGCGATGGCAGGTGATCGTATATATGAGTTCCAACGTTTACACGGTATGGGGCAAGAGCTATACGACACCATACTTGCAGAAAGCGGTGCTAAAGCGGTACGTATTTATGCACCCATTGGTGCCCATAAAGACTTACTGCCGTATTTAGTTCGTCGCTTATTGGAAAACGGTGCTAACACCTCATTTGTGCATAAACTGGTTGATCCTAATACCCCAATAGAAAGCTTAGTGGTTCATCCATTGGTGACGCTATTGGGTTACAAGTCGTTAGCAAATCAAAAAATTGTTAAACCTGCTGATATTTTCGGTGCAGAACGTAAGAACTCTAAAGGATTAAACATGAACATTATTTCTGAGTCAGAGCCATTTTTTGCTGCACTGGACAAATATAGAGATACTCAATGGGCAGCTGGTCCATTGGTAAACGGTAAAACCTTAACCGGCGAAGTGCAAACGGTTGTAAGTCCTTACGATACTTCACTAACAGTAGGTAAAGTGGCTTTTGCTGATGCAAATGCAATTGAACAAGCCATTGCCGGCGCAGATGCTGCTTTTGGTGGCTGGGCACGTACACCGGTTGAAACTCGTGCTAGTGCACTACAGAAATTAGCTGACTTACTGGAAGAAAATCGTGAAGAGCTGATTGTATTATGTACTCGCGAAGCGGGTAAGAGTATTCAAGATGGTATTGATGAAGTTCGCGAAGCTGTAGATTTTTGTCGTTACTACGCCGTACAAGCTAAGAAGATGATGGCTCAGCCTGAATTGCTTCCAGGCCCAACGGGCGAGTTGAATGAGCTGTTTTTACAAGGTCGCGGAATTTTTGTGTGTATTAGTCCATGGAATTTCCCGTTAGCGATTTTCTTAGGTCAAGTTTCTGCAGCACTTGCTGCGGGCAATACCGTTATTGCCAAACCTGCGGAACAAACTTGTTTAATCGGTTATCGCGCAGTGCAACTTGCACATGAAGCCGGTATTCCTACCGACGTATTGCAGTTTTTACCAGGTACTGGCGCTGTTGTTGGTTCTGCTATCACTGCTGATGAGCGTATTGGTGGGGTGTGTTTTACCGGCTCGACTGGTACTGCTAAATTGATTAACCGCACTTTGGCAAACCGTGATGGCGCCATTATTCCATTAATTGCTGAAACTGGCGGACAAAATGCTATGGTTGTTGACTCAACATCACAACCAGAGCAAGTCGTAAATGACGTTGTTTCTTCATCGTTTACCAGTGCTGGCCAGCGTTGTTCGGCACTGCGAGTCTTATTTTTACAAGAAGATATTGCAGATCGAGTGATTGAAGTGATGAAAGGTGCCATGGAACAATTAGTGATTGGCAACCCAAGTTCAGTGAAAACCGATGTCGGCCCAGTGATTGATGCAACTGCCAAAGCGAACTTGAATGCTCACATTGATCATATCAGCCAAGTCGGTAAATTAATTAACAAACTTGAATTACCAGCAGGTACTGAGAATGGCCATTTTGTTGCGCCTACGGCAGTTGAAATTAGTTCTATTAAGCTCCTCGAAAAAGAACATTTCGGACCTATTTTGCATGTTATCCGTTATAAAGCGGCAGATTTGGCAAAAGTCGTTGATGAAATCAACAGTACCGGTTTTGGTTTAACCTTAGGTATTCACAGCCGTAATGAAGGCCATGCGCTTAGCCTAGCAGACAAAATTAACGTGGGTAACGTGTACATTAACCGTAACCAAATTGGTGCAGTTGTAGGTGTACAACCATTTGGTGGCCAAGGGCTATCAGGTACTGGTCCTAAAGCCGGTGGTCCACACTACTTAACCCGTTTTGTGACCGAAAAGACTCGCACCAATAACATTACTGCTATAGGTGGCAATGCGACGTTATTGTCGCTAGGTGATGCTGACGAGTAA
- a CDS encoding S46 family peptidase — translation MKKWLLTVAMAASFGATADEGMWQPHQLPAMADELKAKGLEISAESISKLTEFPMNAVISLGGCTASFVSPKGLVVTNHHCAYGSIQYNSTPEKNLLKDGFLAKTYAEELPATPGSRIFVTEAVTNVTDKVKANQMDKVGNEFYKGIELQEKTLVAECEKEDGYRCQVYSFHGGLEYYLVKQLEIRDVRLAYNPAASVGKYGGDIDNWMWPRHTGDFSFYRAYVSKDGKPADFSKDNVPYEPKSFLKVSAKGVSDGDFVMVAGYPGRTNRYRTADEVNNQFNWAYPEGKVLQERMISIIKETASEGSDERIKYESLIAGLANYAKNFTSMIEYYGKSTMLADREKIESDLANWIGKDKKRQLHYGETLSSLEKLVAKSQQNQQRDILLGYIGYTTMVTTARDLYRLANEKTLADMAREPGYQERDMTNFTSSMERIDRRYAASVDKALLADLLTRYAALPAEQHLAALDKAFGISSKFDAKALAKTLDEMYANTKLNNKETRLAWMKKSVADFKASNDPFIQFAVQTFDADMAREKEQKQLEGDLMKVRPQYMDAIIAYNRELGKPVYADANSSLRVTVGNVKGYSPQDGLMAVPFTRLEGILAKDTGVDPFDAPAKQLELIKQKQYGDYYIKAVDSVPVNFLSTLDTTGGNSGSPTLNGRAELVGLLFDGVYESIIGDWGYDAQSNRSIQVDSRYMLWVMQYLDNADNLLAEMDIAR, via the coding sequence ATGAAAAAATGGTTATTAACTGTCGCAATGGCAGCCAGCTTTGGCGCTACGGCAGATGAAGGCATGTGGCAACCACATCAACTTCCCGCTATGGCTGATGAACTTAAAGCAAAAGGCTTAGAAATCAGCGCTGAGTCAATTTCAAAATTGACTGAATTCCCGATGAATGCCGTTATCAGCCTGGGTGGTTGTACCGCTTCATTTGTGTCACCTAAAGGCTTAGTGGTTACCAACCATCACTGTGCCTATGGCTCAATTCAGTACAACTCAACCCCAGAAAAAAACCTACTTAAAGACGGATTTTTAGCCAAAACTTACGCAGAAGAATTACCTGCTACACCTGGTTCACGTATTTTTGTAACTGAAGCGGTAACCAATGTTACCGATAAAGTTAAAGCAAACCAGATGGATAAAGTAGGTAATGAGTTTTATAAAGGTATAGAACTACAAGAAAAAACCTTAGTGGCTGAATGTGAAAAAGAAGATGGTTACCGTTGCCAGGTGTATAGCTTCCATGGCGGCCTAGAATATTATCTTGTTAAACAGTTAGAAATCCGCGACGTACGTTTAGCTTATAACCCAGCCGCTAGTGTGGGCAAATACGGCGGTGATATTGATAACTGGATGTGGCCTCGTCATACCGGTGACTTTTCGTTCTATCGTGCATATGTATCTAAAGACGGTAAGCCTGCAGATTTCAGCAAAGACAACGTACCGTATGAGCCAAAAAGCTTTTTAAAAGTATCAGCTAAAGGCGTTAGCGATGGCGACTTTGTTATGGTTGCTGGTTATCCTGGCCGTACTAATCGTTACCGCACTGCCGATGAAGTTAACAATCAGTTTAATTGGGCTTATCCTGAAGGGAAAGTCCTGCAAGAGCGCATGATTAGCATCATCAAAGAAACCGCCTCAGAAGGCAGCGACGAGCGGATTAAATACGAAAGCTTGATTGCCGGTTTAGCCAATTATGCCAAAAACTTTACCTCGATGATTGAGTATTATGGAAAATCAACCATGCTCGCTGATCGTGAGAAAATAGAGAGCGATTTAGCAAACTGGATAGGCAAAGATAAAAAGCGCCAACTGCACTATGGCGAAACACTATCAAGCTTAGAAAAGTTAGTGGCTAAGAGTCAGCAAAATCAGCAACGTGACATTTTATTAGGTTACATCGGTTACACCACTATGGTCACTACCGCTCGTGATTTGTATCGCTTAGCTAATGAGAAAACCTTAGCTGATATGGCACGAGAACCAGGCTACCAAGAACGTGACATGACCAACTTCACTTCAAGCATGGAACGTATTGATCGCCGTTATGCCGCCAGTGTCGATAAAGCCCTGCTAGCCGATTTACTGACACGTTATGCTGCATTACCTGCAGAGCAGCATTTAGCCGCTTTAGATAAAGCCTTTGGTATTAGCAGCAAGTTCGATGCTAAAGCATTAGCTAAAACACTCGATGAGATGTACGCCAACACTAAGCTAAACAACAAAGAAACTCGCTTAGCATGGATGAAAAAATCGGTTGCCGACTTTAAAGCGTCTAACGACCCATTCATTCAATTTGCAGTTCAAACGTTTGATGCCGACATGGCGCGCGAAAAAGAGCAAAAGCAATTAGAAGGTGACTTAATGAAAGTACGTCCACAATATATGGACGCTATCATTGCCTATAATCGCGAGTTAGGTAAACCTGTTTATGCCGATGCAAACTCAAGCCTGCGTGTTACGGTAGGTAACGTGAAAGGTTATTCTCCTCAGGATGGTTTAATGGCTGTGCCTTTTACACGTTTAGAAGGTATTTTAGCTAAAGACACTGGCGTAGATCCTTTCGACGCACCAGCAAAACAACTTGAACTGATTAAACAAAAGCAATACGGCGATTACTACATTAAAGCCGTTGATTCTGTACCGGTTAACTTCTTATCTACCCTAGACACAACTGGGGGGAACTCAGGCTCACCAACCTTAAACGGCCGTGCTGAATTAGTGGGCTTGCTGTTTGACGGTGTGTACGAAAGTATTATTGGAGACTGGGGATACGACGCTCAAAGCAATCGTTCAATCCAAGTTGATAGCCGTTACATGTTATGGGTAATGCAGTACTTAGACAATGCTGACAACTTATTAGCTGAAATGGATATTGCTAGATAA
- a CDS encoding Na+/H+ antiporter NhaC family protein, protein MTKAISSVPTAVNSPASFVALLPLFLFLGLFIGAGLYFQSQGVDYAFYQLPSVIAILPAIVLAVLLSKQQINSAIETFIEGIGHSNIIAMCLIYLLAGAFAAVAKATGGVDATVALGLSFIPSNLLLPGFFVIAAFIATSMGTSMGTIAAVAPVALGVADQAQIDYALMAGAVMSGALFGDNLSIISDTTIAATRTQGCEMKDKFRENLVFSIPAAILTLIAFSIVGQGQADIAAQDIEILKVLPYLTILVLAVIGLNVFVVLSLGIVLAGMTGVLSSGYSVIQFGNDIYTGFTNMQEIFILSMLVGGLAALMQQQGGLTFVSKQIEGLISRFSKANGEASSRAAELGMAAIVAATNTCVANNTVSIVVTGDIAKELAKKHGVSPKRAASILDIFACIIQGLIPHGAQALLIASVFTISPLTAVSNAWYCMILAVIAVIIVIFRKRT, encoded by the coding sequence TTGACCAAAGCTATTTCATCAGTTCCCACGGCAGTGAACAGCCCAGCATCGTTTGTGGCGTTATTACCATTGTTTTTATTTTTAGGATTATTTATTGGCGCAGGCTTATATTTTCAAAGCCAGGGTGTTGATTATGCGTTCTATCAATTACCCAGTGTGATTGCAATTTTACCTGCCATTGTATTGGCGGTGTTGTTATCGAAACAGCAAATCAATAGTGCGATAGAAACCTTTATTGAAGGTATTGGCCATAGCAATATTATTGCCATGTGTTTAATTTATTTATTGGCAGGCGCTTTTGCTGCTGTGGCTAAAGCCACTGGTGGCGTGGATGCGACAGTTGCACTTGGTTTATCGTTTATTCCATCAAATTTATTATTACCTGGTTTCTTTGTGATTGCTGCTTTTATCGCGACCTCGATGGGTACATCTATGGGCACGATTGCGGCGGTAGCGCCAGTGGCATTAGGTGTCGCAGACCAAGCACAAATTGATTATGCCCTAATGGCGGGTGCGGTGATGTCTGGCGCATTATTTGGTGATAACTTGTCGATTATTTCAGATACCACGATTGCAGCAACACGTACTCAAGGCTGTGAAATGAAAGACAAGTTCCGTGAAAACTTGGTGTTTTCGATACCTGCGGCGATCCTCACCTTAATAGCCTTTTCGATTGTCGGGCAAGGCCAAGCTGATATTGCTGCTCAGGATATTGAAATCTTAAAAGTATTACCGTATTTAACCATTCTGGTATTAGCTGTGATTGGTTTAAACGTCTTTGTGGTGTTGTCGTTAGGGATTGTACTTGCTGGCATGACAGGCGTGCTGAGCTCGGGCTATAGCGTTATTCAGTTTGGTAATGATATTTATACTGGTTTTACCAATATGCAGGAAATTTTTATTCTGTCGATGTTAGTCGGTGGTTTAGCGGCGTTAATGCAGCAACAAGGCGGATTAACCTTTGTCAGTAAGCAAATTGAAGGCTTAATCAGTCGTTTTTCAAAAGCCAATGGCGAAGCATCTAGTCGTGCAGCAGAGCTAGGTATGGCAGCGATTGTTGCCGCGACGAATACGTGTGTGGCTAACAATACGGTATCGATTGTGGTCACTGGTGATATAGCTAAAGAGCTTGCTAAAAAACATGGGGTATCGCCAAAACGAGCTGCCAGTATTTTAGATATCTTTGCATGTATTATTCAGGGATTAATACCACATGGCGCCCAAGCATTATTAATTGCCTCTGTGTTTACCATTAGTCCATTAACCGCAGTGTCTAATGCTTGGTATTGCATGATTTTAGCCGTCATTGCGGTGATTATTGTGATATTTCGTAAACGTACTTAA
- a CDS encoding 23S rRNA pseudouridine(2604) synthase RluF translates to MRLSHYLAVCGVASRRQAARLIDSGRVSVNHQLAKHTDRVNLCETMTILVDGNPILAVQDKQYWLYHKPVGIDCRLLANDPHSLLHVLPELPRLYPAGRLDKDSRGLLLLTNDGQLTQALMHPDYYHPKTYEVQVDKPISASFLSMMAKGVSYGDVQTRPCGIRPLSLAVEEDRFEIVLTQGLNRQIRRMCQALGYKVIDLMRTQLLDISLTDLAEKTMRPLTAAELSNLQRAVN, encoded by the coding sequence ATGCGATTAAGTCATTATTTGGCGGTGTGTGGTGTTGCCTCAAGACGCCAAGCGGCAAGGCTTATCGACAGTGGTCGAGTGAGTGTTAATCATCAATTAGCTAAACATACTGATCGAGTTAATCTTTGTGAAACAATGACGATTTTAGTGGATGGAAACCCCATTCTGGCTGTGCAAGATAAACAGTATTGGTTGTACCATAAGCCTGTTGGAATAGATTGCCGTTTATTAGCAAATGATCCTCATAGCCTACTGCATGTTTTGCCTGAGTTACCAAGGTTGTATCCTGCAGGGCGTTTAGATAAAGATTCTCGTGGTTTGCTATTACTCACTAATGATGGCCAATTAACGCAAGCACTGATGCATCCCGATTATTATCATCCCAAGACGTACGAGGTCCAAGTTGATAAACCTATTAGCGCGAGTTTTCTCTCGATGATGGCAAAGGGCGTGAGTTATGGCGATGTGCAAACTCGTCCATGCGGTATTCGGCCATTGAGCCTTGCGGTTGAAGAAGACAGATTTGAGATAGTTTTAACCCAAGGATTAAATCGGCAAATACGCCGTATGTGTCAGGCTCTTGGGTATAAAGTTATTGATTTAATGCGCACTCAGTTGTTGGATATCAGCCTTACTGATCTGGCAGAAAAAACAATGCGGCCATTAACGGCCGCAGAGTTATCGAATCTTCAACGCGCAGTAAACTGA
- a CDS encoding aromatic amino acid transport family protein: protein MNFKTLGSISIVAGTAIGGGMLALPLATAALGIIPALILLVVIWGLSAYTSLLMLEINLHSGIGDNVHAITGKTLGKVGQLIQGGSFLSLLFALTMVYLMGGSSLLETRLQPIGINMSNQVAVILFTVIFGGLIAIGVKWIDKVSRILFTSMVVLLVIVVAFLLPDVNLISALNNYSTEVASGTALQQLWLAAIPVVFTSFGFHVCIATIVRYLEGNAVSLRKVLLIGSTIPLICYILWLLVTLGSLGGETVHSFGGSLPKLVTALQSLAQSHIISQAIDVFANLALITSFLGVTMSLFDYVAELTRAKDDAAGRAKTWLITFIPPLLCALYYPDGFFKVLGFAAIPLVVMIIYLPIAMALKQRSQQLGGYQVSGGNLGLIIAGLLGTLIVVAQLMVALV from the coding sequence GTGAATTTTAAAACTTTAGGCTCTATTTCGATTGTAGCAGGGACTGCAATTGGGGGTGGCATGCTTGCGCTGCCATTAGCAACAGCGGCATTAGGCATAATCCCAGCATTAATTTTACTCGTGGTCATTTGGGGCCTATCCGCTTATACCTCATTATTGATGCTAGAAATTAATCTTCACTCTGGTATCGGCGATAATGTTCATGCCATTACCGGTAAAACCCTGGGTAAAGTCGGCCAGCTAATCCAAGGAGGTTCTTTTCTCAGCTTATTGTTCGCTCTGACTATGGTGTATTTGATGGGAGGGTCGTCGCTATTAGAAACCCGTTTACAGCCCATTGGCATAAACATGAGCAACCAAGTGGCAGTCATACTGTTTACGGTTATTTTTGGCGGATTAATTGCCATTGGCGTAAAATGGATTGATAAAGTATCACGTATTTTGTTTACTTCTATGGTGGTGTTACTGGTCATTGTGGTGGCATTTCTATTACCCGACGTTAACCTAATCAGTGCATTAAACAATTATTCAACCGAAGTCGCTTCAGGCACTGCGCTGCAGCAATTATGGTTAGCGGCTATTCCTGTGGTGTTCACCTCCTTTGGTTTCCATGTGTGTATTGCTACCATTGTGCGCTACTTAGAAGGTAATGCCGTTTCTCTTAGAAAAGTGCTCTTAATTGGCTCAACCATTCCGCTGATTTGTTACATTCTATGGTTATTAGTGACCTTAGGCTCTTTAGGTGGTGAAACAGTACATAGCTTTGGAGGTTCATTACCTAAACTTGTTACCGCCTTACAAAGCTTAGCCCAGTCACACATTATTAGCCAAGCAATTGATGTATTTGCTAATCTTGCATTGATCACCTCATTTTTAGGTGTGACCATGAGCTTGTTTGATTATGTTGCCGAACTGACGCGAGCTAAAGATGATGCCGCTGGTCGTGCTAAAACATGGTTAATAACTTTTATACCACCGCTACTATGTGCGCTTTATTACCCAGACGGGTTTTTCAAAGTGCTTGGTTTTGCTGCAATTCCATTGGTAGTGATGATTATTTATTTACCCATTGCGATGGCATTAAAACAACGCTCTCAGCAATTAGGTGGTTATCAAGTGTCTGGTGGAAACTTGGGACTTATTATCGCGGGCTTACTCGGTACATTAATTGTTGTAGCGCAATTGATGGTGGCATTAGTCTAG
- a CDS encoding TIGR04211 family SH3 domain-containing protein, whose amino-acid sequence MLRVLSILIFLLAPNGVFAAQGPTRFISDDVFTYIHGGPGTEFRIIGSVEAGQPITLLGDTQGDFTQIIDHKGREGWVLTSLVTDQPSFRERFPEMEAQLKQASEQLNNITQNTESTEEYLTLANAKVTELSAELAKAIEERDVAKSEVKQVADNQRYYMWQQGGLIAGIGALIGIVLVYLPRPQRRQKSRWM is encoded by the coding sequence GTGTTAAGAGTACTTTCAATTCTTATATTTTTACTGGCGCCAAATGGCGTATTTGCAGCCCAAGGGCCAACGCGCTTCATTTCTGATGATGTGTTTACCTATATCCACGGTGGACCGGGTACTGAATTTCGTATCATAGGCAGTGTTGAAGCGGGTCAACCTATTACTTTATTAGGTGATACCCAAGGTGACTTCACTCAAATTATCGACCATAAAGGTCGTGAAGGTTGGGTATTAACCAGTTTAGTAACCGATCAGCCTAGTTTTCGTGAACGTTTTCCTGAAATGGAAGCGCAACTAAAACAAGCTAGTGAGCAATTAAATAATATTACGCAAAATACTGAAAGTACCGAAGAGTATTTAACGCTGGCGAACGCAAAGGTGACTGAGTTGAGTGCTGAGTTAGCCAAAGCGATTGAAGAGCGGGATGTCGCTAAGTCAGAAGTAAAGCAAGTAGCTGATAATCAACGTTACTACATGTGGCAACAAGGTGGATTAATAGCAGGTATCGGGGCTTTAATCGGTATTGTATTGGTATATTTGCCTCGTCCGCAGCGCCGTCAAAAAAGTCGCTGGATGTAA
- a CDS encoding inorganic phosphate transporter yields MVDVLVTNGPMLIMIAAAFGFLMAWGIGANDVANAMGTSVGSNAITIKQAIIIAMIFEFAGAFLAGGEVTSTIRKGIIDASYFTDVPELLVYGMIASLLAAGIWLVVASALGWPVSTTHSIIGAIVGFAAVGVSADAVEWGKVVGIVGSWVVTPAISGFIAFIIFQSVQKLIFNTDDPLASAKRYVPFYMALAGFVMSLVTITKGLSHVGINFSTIEAYVLATAVAALVGFLGKIAISRLKMSDKADLKTQYGNVEKVFAILMVVTACCMAFAHGSNDVANAIGPLAAVVSVVESGGVIGAKAVLAWWILPLGAVGIVMGLAIFGQRVMQTIGKNITHLTPSRGFAAELAAASTVVIASGTGLPISTTQTLVGAVLGVGMARGIAAINIGVVRNIVVSWVITLPAGAALSIVFFFIIKNIFS; encoded by the coding sequence ATGGTTGATGTATTAGTCACCAACGGCCCTATGCTCATTATGATAGCGGCGGCATTTGGATTTTTGATGGCATGGGGTATTGGTGCAAACGACGTAGCCAATGCAATGGGAACCTCTGTAGGTTCTAATGCCATTACTATTAAACAAGCGATCATTATTGCAATGATCTTTGAGTTCGCCGGTGCTTTTTTAGCCGGTGGTGAAGTCACGAGTACAATTCGAAAAGGTATTATCGACGCAAGTTATTTTACTGATGTACCTGAATTATTGGTATACGGCATGATTGCCTCATTACTTGCTGCGGGTATTTGGTTAGTCGTAGCGTCAGCGTTAGGCTGGCCTGTTTCTACAACTCACTCAATTATTGGTGCTATTGTCGGTTTCGCCGCGGTAGGCGTCAGTGCTGATGCTGTTGAATGGGGGAAAGTTGTCGGTATCGTTGGCTCTTGGGTGGTGACTCCGGCCATTTCGGGTTTTATTGCTTTTATTATTTTCCAAAGTGTACAAAAGCTGATTTTTAACACCGATGATCCGTTAGCGAGTGCTAAGCGTTATGTGCCTTTTTACATGGCCCTTGCAGGTTTTGTGATGTCACTTGTGACTATCACTAAAGGCTTGTCGCATGTAGGGATAAACTTTTCAACAATTGAAGCGTATGTGCTAGCAACAGCTGTTGCAGCATTAGTGGGTTTTCTAGGTAAAATAGCGATTAGTCGTTTAAAAATGAGCGACAAAGCTGACCTAAAAACCCAGTATGGTAATGTTGAAAAAGTGTTCGCTATTTTAATGGTAGTGACTGCATGTTGTATGGCATTTGCTCATGGTTCTAACGATGTTGCCAATGCGATTGGTCCTTTAGCTGCGGTTGTTTCTGTGGTTGAAAGTGGCGGTGTTATTGGTGCTAAAGCCGTTCTAGCATGGTGGATTTTACCACTGGGTGCCGTTGGTATTGTCATGGGCTTGGCGATTTTTGGTCAACGTGTAATGCAAACCATAGGTAAAAATATTACTCATTTAACTCCAAGTCGTGGTTTTGCTGCCGAATTAGCGGCAGCATCGACGGTTGTGATTGCTTCTGGTACTGGCTTACCTATTTCAACAACGCAAACTTTAGTGGGTGCCGTGTTGGGTGTGGGTATGGCTCGTGGCATCGCTGCCATCAATATTGGTGTGGTGCGTAACATCGTGGTGTCTTGGGTTATTACCCTGCCAGCAGGTGCAGCACTGTCTATTGTGTTCTTCTTTATTATTAAAAATATCTTTAGTTAA